A genome region from Crossiella equi includes the following:
- a CDS encoding DUF3180 domain-containing protein, with translation MRFTRTRDLLVPGLVVAVVAYLALRLAYGYVPRVPVLAGVTLLPVAIGEAWWGFVLRGRIQRRPNARTLEPLVAARSVALAKASSLAGAVLLGVWLAMLAYVLPLRGQLAAAESDTVPAVLAAFSAAALVAAGLWLEHCCRTPDQPEDRDNR, from the coding sequence GTGAGGTTCACCAGGACCCGCGATCTGCTCGTACCGGGGCTCGTGGTCGCCGTTGTGGCATATCTCGCACTCCGGCTCGCCTACGGCTACGTGCCGCGCGTCCCGGTGCTTGCCGGGGTCACGCTGCTGCCGGTCGCGATCGGTGAGGCGTGGTGGGGCTTCGTGCTGCGCGGGCGTATCCAGCGGCGGCCGAACGCACGCACGCTGGAGCCGTTGGTGGCCGCCCGCTCGGTGGCGCTGGCGAAGGCGTCCTCGCTGGCGGGGGCGGTGCTGCTGGGGGTCTGGCTGGCCATGCTGGCCTACGTGCTGCCGCTGAGGGGGCAGCTCGCGGCGGCCGAGTCCGACACCGTGCCCGCGGTGCTCGCCGCGTTCAGCGCGGCCGCCCTGGTGGCCGCCGGGCTGTGGCTGGAACACTGCTGCCGCACCCCGGACCAGCCCGAGGACCGCGACAACCGGTGA
- the folK gene encoding 2-amino-4-hydroxy-6-hydroxymethyldihydropteridine diphosphokinase encodes MSRAVLSLGSNLGDRLAHLQSAVDGFGASVRAVSPVYETAPWGVTDQDDFLNAILLVEDPHTDEWGWLRRGRELENAAGRIRTLRWGPRTLDVDVVTVDGVLSAHPDLLLPHPGTPERATVLAPWLDVEPDAVLPGRGPVAGLLAALSLDGVHRRDDLTLTPPRA; translated from the coding sequence ATGAGCCGCGCGGTGCTCTCCCTCGGCTCCAACCTCGGCGACCGGCTGGCCCACCTCCAGTCCGCCGTCGACGGCTTCGGCGCGTCCGTGCGGGCGGTCTCGCCGGTGTATGAGACCGCGCCCTGGGGCGTGACCGACCAGGACGACTTCCTCAACGCGATCCTGCTGGTGGAGGACCCGCACACCGACGAGTGGGGGTGGTTGCGCCGTGGTCGGGAACTGGAGAATGCGGCGGGCCGGATCCGCACCCTGCGGTGGGGGCCGAGGACCCTGGACGTCGACGTGGTCACCGTGGACGGGGTGCTCTCGGCCCACCCGGACCTGCTGCTGCCGCACCCGGGCACCCCGGAGCGGGCCACCGTGCTCGCCCCCTGGCTCGACGTCGAGCCGGACGCCGTGCTGCCCGGTCGCGGACCGGTGGCCGGGCTGCTGGCCGCGCTGTCCCTGGACGGCGTGCACCGGCGCGACGACCTCACGCTCACGCCGCCGCGGGCGTAG
- the folB gene encoding dihydroneopterin aldolase, whose protein sequence is MTDRITLTGLRVRGHHGVFEHEKRDGQDFLVDITVWIDLDIAGETDDLADTLDYGDLAQRAAAIVGGEPLNLIEAVAARVADEVMTDRRVHATEVTIHKPSAPIPLTFADVAVTARRSRRARGKD, encoded by the coding sequence GTGACCGACCGGATCACGCTCACCGGGCTGCGCGTGCGCGGCCACCACGGCGTCTTCGAGCACGAGAAGCGGGACGGCCAGGACTTCCTGGTCGACATCACGGTGTGGATCGACCTGGACATCGCCGGTGAGACCGACGACCTGGCCGACACCCTGGACTACGGCGACCTGGCCCAGCGCGCGGCCGCCATCGTCGGCGGCGAGCCGCTGAACCTGATCGAGGCGGTGGCCGCCCGGGTGGCCGACGAGGTGATGACCGACCGGCGCGTGCACGCCACCGAGGTCACCATCCACAAGCCGTCCGCGCCGATTCCGCTGACCTTCGCCGACGTCGCGGTCACCGCCCGGCGCTCCCGGCGCGCTCGCGGCAAGGACTGA
- the folP gene encoding dihydropteroate synthase, whose protein sequence is MGAALHRLLPNPGRCVVMGVLNVTPDSFSDGGRYLDFADAVAHGIEMHRRGADLVDVGGESTRPGAERVAPEVEAARVVPVIRELAAEGVPVSVDTMRAQVALAAVEAGATVVNDVSGGLADPGMARAVAEAGVPWILMHWRGHSAGMDLLASYRDVVTDVRDELAQRVEAALAAGVKEEALVVDPGLGFAKTDRHNWALLQQLDVLIGLGFPVLVGASRKRFLGSLLAGPDSSPRSPDGREAATSAVSALAAAAGAWGVRVHDVHGSLDAVAVASAWQRGSAKPEKGDR, encoded by the coding sequence ATGGGAGCGGCGCTGCACAGGCTGCTGCCCAACCCCGGCCGGTGTGTCGTCATGGGCGTGCTCAACGTGACCCCGGACTCCTTCTCGGACGGGGGCCGCTACCTGGACTTCGCGGACGCGGTCGCCCACGGCATCGAGATGCACCGGCGCGGGGCCGACCTGGTCGACGTGGGCGGCGAGTCCACCCGGCCGGGCGCCGAGCGCGTCGCTCCGGAGGTCGAGGCCGCCCGGGTGGTGCCGGTGATCCGCGAGCTGGCCGCCGAGGGTGTGCCGGTCAGCGTGGACACCATGCGCGCCCAGGTCGCCCTCGCCGCCGTGGAGGCCGGGGCCACCGTGGTCAACGACGTCTCCGGCGGTCTGGCCGACCCGGGCATGGCCCGCGCGGTCGCCGAGGCGGGCGTGCCCTGGATCCTCATGCACTGGCGTGGCCACAGCGCGGGCATGGACCTGCTGGCCAGCTACCGCGACGTGGTCACCGACGTGCGCGACGAGCTGGCCCAGCGGGTGGAGGCCGCCCTGGCCGCCGGGGTGAAGGAGGAGGCGCTGGTCGTCGACCCGGGCCTCGGCTTCGCCAAGACCGACCGGCACAACTGGGCCCTGCTCCAGCAGCTGGACGTGCTCATCGGCCTGGGCTTCCCGGTGCTGGTCGGCGCGTCCCGCAAGCGTTTCCTGGGCAGCCTGCTGGCCGGTCCGGACTCCTCGCCGCGCAGCCCGGACGGCCGGGAGGCGGCCACCTCCGCGGTCTCCGCGCTGGCCGCCGCCGCGGGCGCCTGGGGCGTGCGGGTGCACGACGTGCACGGTTCGCTGGACGCGGTCGCGGTGGCCTCCGCATGGCAACGAGGTTCGGCCAAGCCAGAGAAGGGGGACCGGTGA
- the folE gene encoding GTP cyclohydrolase I FolE, translated as MNTNDEQARPAFDHSRAEAAVRELLLACGEDPTRDGLKDTPARVARAYQEMFAGLYTEPDSVLDKTFDESHEELVLVKDIPMYSTCEHHLVPFHGVAHVGYIPNTQGRVTGLSKIARLVDLYAKRPQVQERLTSQVADAIVRKLDPRGVIVVLEAEHLCMAMRGIRKPGSRTVTSAVRGLLKTSASSRAEALELIKGR; from the coding sequence CTGAACACCAACGACGAGCAGGCACGGCCCGCCTTCGACCACTCCCGGGCGGAGGCGGCCGTGCGTGAACTGCTGCTGGCCTGTGGCGAGGACCCGACCCGGGATGGCCTGAAGGACACCCCGGCCCGGGTCGCACGCGCCTACCAAGAGATGTTCGCCGGGCTCTACACCGAGCCCGACTCGGTGCTGGACAAGACCTTCGACGAGAGCCACGAGGAGCTCGTCCTGGTCAAGGACATCCCGATGTACAGCACCTGTGAGCACCACCTGGTCCCCTTCCACGGGGTGGCGCACGTCGGGTACATCCCCAACACCCAGGGGCGGGTGACCGGGCTGTCCAAGATCGCCCGCCTGGTCGACCTGTACGCCAAGCGTCCCCAGGTGCAGGAACGGCTCACCTCGCAGGTGGCCGACGCGATCGTGCGCAAGCTCGACCCGCGCGGCGTCATCGTGGTCCTGGAGGCCGAACACCTGTGCATGGCCATGCGCGGCATCCGGAAACCGGGGTCGCGCACGGTCACCTCGGCCGTCCGTGGTCTGCTGAAGACCTCGGCCTCCTCGCGGGCCGAGGCTCTGGAGCTGATCAAGGGACGGTGA
- the ftsH gene encoding ATP-dependent zinc metalloprotease FtsH produces the protein MDRKRLLRNPLIWIVAALLLYYAFSVLLDDARGFSQVTTSKVIEQLKNGNVKEAILEDKEQRLRVTLTNQVDGKDKLITYFPAQSSDDILGQLEQAKGITGGWDVKVTQESVLLQALFYLIPAGLLLLLFLWMMNNAQGGGNRVLNFGKSKAKQLSKDMPKTTFADVAGADEAVEELYEIKDFLQNPGRYQALGAKIPKGVLLYGPPGTGKTLLARAVAGEAGVPFYSISGSDFVEMFVGVGASRVRDLFEQAKQNAPCIIFVDEIDAVGRHRGAGLGGGHDEREQTLNQLLVEMDGFDSRGGIILIAATNRPDILDPALLRPGRFDRQIPVAAPDLRGRRAILHVHAKGKPLGPDVDMDSLAKRTVGFSGADLANVINEAALLTARQNGNLINGAALEEAVDRVVGGPARKSRIISEREKKIAAYHEAGHALAAWAMPDLEPVYKVTILPRGRTGGHALVVPEDDKELMTRSEMIARLVFALGGRAAEELVFHEPTTGASSDIEQATKIARAMVTDYGMSARLGAVKYGKNEGEPFLGRSMGHQADYSLEVAHEIDEEVRKLIEAAHDEAWDVLNTYRDVLDDLTRELIEKETLQRKDLERVFASVEKRPRITVFNDFGDRTPSDRPPIKTPGELAKERGEPWPPVQEENPTPVASVPGGNDLPGGPPHGQGPQPGPNGSPAPQPNPYPPTPPTGWNAQPTQPVPSAGPPYYGAPPGWTPATVPGGQQWPAQQPQPGAQPPQGTPPQTGGDNNSGGTRPIDSDPADGKS, from the coding sequence ATGGACCGCAAGCGCCTGCTCCGCAACCCGCTGATCTGGATCGTCGCGGCGTTGCTCCTGTACTACGCGTTCAGCGTGCTGCTCGATGACGCACGTGGTTTCTCTCAGGTGACCACGTCGAAGGTCATCGAGCAGCTGAAGAACGGCAACGTCAAGGAAGCGATCCTTGAGGACAAGGAGCAGAGACTCCGGGTCACCCTGACCAACCAGGTCGACGGCAAAGACAAGCTGATCACCTACTTCCCGGCGCAGAGCTCGGATGACATCCTCGGCCAGCTCGAACAGGCCAAGGGCATCACCGGCGGCTGGGACGTCAAGGTCACCCAGGAGTCCGTGCTCCTCCAGGCCCTCTTCTACTTGATACCGGCAGGCCTGCTGCTGCTGTTGTTCCTCTGGATGATGAACAACGCGCAGGGCGGCGGGAACCGGGTCCTCAACTTCGGCAAGTCCAAGGCCAAGCAGCTGTCCAAGGACATGCCCAAGACCACCTTCGCTGACGTGGCGGGGGCGGACGAGGCGGTGGAGGAGCTCTACGAGATCAAGGACTTCCTCCAGAACCCCGGCCGCTACCAGGCGCTGGGCGCCAAGATCCCCAAGGGCGTGCTGCTCTACGGCCCGCCCGGCACCGGCAAGACCCTGCTTGCCCGCGCGGTCGCGGGTGAGGCGGGCGTGCCGTTCTACTCGATCTCCGGTTCGGACTTCGTCGAGATGTTCGTCGGTGTCGGCGCCTCGCGTGTCCGCGACCTGTTCGAGCAGGCCAAGCAGAACGCGCCCTGCATCATCTTCGTCGACGAGATCGACGCGGTCGGCCGCCACCGCGGCGCCGGCCTGGGCGGCGGGCACGACGAGCGCGAGCAGACGCTGAACCAGCTGCTCGTGGAGATGGACGGCTTCGACTCGCGCGGCGGCATCATCCTCATCGCCGCCACCAACCGGCCGGACATCCTCGACCCGGCGCTGCTGCGCCCGGGCCGCTTCGACCGCCAGATCCCGGTGGCCGCGCCCGACCTGCGGGGCCGTCGCGCGATCCTGCACGTGCACGCCAAGGGCAAGCCGCTCGGCCCGGACGTCGACATGGACTCCCTGGCCAAGCGCACCGTCGGCTTTTCTGGTGCCGACCTCGCAAACGTCATCAACGAGGCCGCACTGCTCACCGCCCGCCAGAACGGCAACCTGATCAACGGGGCCGCGCTGGAGGAGGCGGTGGACCGCGTCGTCGGTGGCCCAGCCCGCAAGAGCCGCATCATCTCCGAGCGCGAGAAGAAGATCGCGGCCTACCACGAGGCGGGCCACGCGCTGGCCGCGTGGGCCATGCCCGACCTGGAGCCGGTCTACAAGGTCACCATCCTCCCGCGCGGCCGCACCGGTGGCCACGCGCTGGTCGTCCCCGAGGACGACAAGGAGCTGATGACCCGGTCGGAGATGATCGCCCGCCTGGTGTTCGCCCTCGGCGGCCGCGCGGCGGAGGAGCTCGTCTTCCACGAGCCCACCACCGGCGCCTCCAGCGACATCGAGCAGGCCACCAAGATCGCCCGCGCGATGGTCACCGACTACGGCATGAGCGCCCGCCTCGGTGCGGTGAAGTACGGCAAGAACGAGGGCGAGCCCTTCCTCGGCCGCTCGATGGGCCACCAGGCGGACTACTCGCTGGAGGTCGCCCACGAGATCGACGAGGAGGTGCGCAAGCTCATCGAGGCCGCGCACGACGAGGCCTGGGACGTGCTCAACACGTACCGGGACGTCCTCGACGACCTCACCCGCGAGCTGATCGAGAAGGAGACGCTCCAGCGCAAGGACCTGGAGCGGGTCTTCGCCTCGGTCGAGAAGCGGCCGCGCATCACCGTGTTCAACGACTTCGGCGACCGCACCCCCTCGGACCGACCGCCCATCAAGACCCCGGGCGAGCTGGCCAAGGAGCGCGGCGAGCCGTGGCCCCCGGTGCAGGAGGAGAACCCCACCCCGGTGGCCTCGGTGCCCGGCGGCAACGACCTGCCCGGCGGCCCGCCGCACGGCCAGGGCCCGCAGCCCGGCCCGAACGGCTCCCCGGCGCCGCAGCCGAACCCGTACCCGCCGACGCCGCCGACCGGGTGGAACGCCCAGCCGACGCAGCCGGTGCCCTCCGCGGGCCCGCCGTACTACGGCGCACCCCCCGGGTGGACCCCGGCCACGGTGCCGGGCGGCCAGCAGTGGCCCGCCCAGCAGCCGCAGCCCGGTGCCCAGCCCCCGCAGGGCACCCCGCCGCAGACCGGTGGGGACAACAACTCGGGCGGCACACGACCGATCGACTCCGACCCGGCGGACGGCAAGAGCTGA
- a CDS encoding substrate-binding domain-containing protein: protein MSGRHQLTGPSAGLKRAALPLGALLGVVVAAGATVVGLRLWDPAGTCTGELPLYVTTAPALEPVVKAAADEYHQGKPAAQGKCVKVEVRPQNSAEAATELTGPVIPGQRLTALWLPDSSLWAQRGKQQAASSATPNASATLEIGQPVASSPLVVVAGGGTAEKFGGAVSWRKIVEGGVPSVIGDPASTTEGLATLMLIRSLLGNPDGTPRPELVAALLRVGRNTLPLVRDAYDSLAQSAPDAPAFSATEQSVVAHNRRAIGTKASAFYPEEGTISFDYPLTRVIHREEAPGTAEAADGFGRFLRGEGTLKRLRDAGFRDPGGRADQAWADSGVSPNPPALLPLPSPEQAAEVLRTYSAVTLDARMLAVIDVSGSMGARAGNGQTRIELARDAAGTALGLLPDTTEIGLWAFSTDHAPGRHWTEMVSLGPLAEPLGPGSRRDALKVAAVQLPKAVRGNTALYDTLLAAVRTVRQDFDNKRVNSVVIITDGANDNRGLDLNNLIKTLTAETDPARPVPVIAIGLGPEADLNALEQVAKVTGGKAYAAREATDIRGVLMDALIQRRCRPKC from the coding sequence ATGTCTGGTCGGCACCAGCTCACCGGGCCCAGCGCCGGACTGAAGAGGGCCGCACTCCCCCTCGGCGCGCTGCTGGGCGTCGTCGTCGCCGCGGGCGCCACCGTGGTCGGCCTCCGCCTCTGGGATCCCGCGGGCACCTGCACGGGGGAGCTCCCCCTCTACGTGACCACCGCGCCCGCGCTCGAGCCCGTGGTCAAGGCCGCGGCCGACGAGTACCACCAGGGCAAACCCGCCGCGCAGGGCAAGTGCGTCAAGGTCGAGGTGCGCCCGCAGAACTCCGCCGAGGCCGCGACCGAGCTGACCGGCCCGGTCATCCCCGGCCAGCGCCTGACCGCCCTGTGGCTGCCGGACTCCTCCCTGTGGGCCCAGCGCGGCAAGCAGCAGGCCGCCTCCTCGGCCACGCCGAACGCGAGCGCGACCCTGGAGATCGGCCAGCCGGTGGCCAGCTCGCCGCTGGTCGTGGTGGCGGGCGGCGGCACCGCGGAGAAGTTCGGCGGTGCGGTGTCCTGGCGCAAGATCGTCGAGGGCGGCGTGCCTTCGGTGATCGGCGACCCGGCCTCGACCACCGAGGGCCTGGCCACGCTGATGCTCATCCGCTCGCTGCTGGGCAACCCGGACGGCACCCCGCGTCCGGAGCTGGTGGCCGCGCTGCTGCGGGTCGGCCGCAACACGCTGCCGCTGGTGCGCGACGCCTACGACAGCCTGGCCCAGTCCGCGCCGGACGCGCCCGCCTTCTCCGCCACCGAGCAGTCCGTGGTCGCGCACAACCGGCGCGCCATCGGCACCAAGGCCAGCGCGTTCTACCCGGAGGAGGGCACGATCTCCTTCGACTACCCGCTGACCAGGGTCATCCACCGCGAGGAGGCGCCCGGCACGGCCGAGGCGGCGGACGGCTTCGGCCGGTTCCTGCGCGGGGAGGGCACGCTCAAACGGCTGCGCGACGCGGGCTTCCGCGACCCGGGCGGCCGGGCCGACCAGGCCTGGGCCGACTCCGGGGTGAGCCCGAACCCGCCCGCCCTGCTGCCGCTGCCCAGTCCGGAACAGGCCGCCGAGGTGCTGCGCACCTACAGCGCGGTCACCCTGGACGCGCGCATGCTGGCCGTGATCGACGTGTCCGGCTCGATGGGCGCACGGGCGGGCAACGGCCAGACCCGCATCGAGCTGGCCAGGGACGCGGCGGGCACGGCGCTGGGCCTGCTGCCGGACACCACCGAGATCGGCCTGTGGGCCTTCTCCACCGACCACGCCCCGGGCAGGCACTGGACCGAGATGGTGAGCCTGGGTCCGCTGGCCGAGCCGCTGGGCCCGGGCAGCCGCCGGGACGCCCTGAAGGTGGCCGCGGTGCAGCTGCCCAAGGCGGTCCGGGGCAACACCGCGCTCTACGACACGTTGCTGGCCGCGGTCCGCACGGTCCGCCAGGACTTCGACAACAAGCGCGTGAACTCGGTGGTGATCATCACCGACGGCGCCAACGACAACCGGGGCCTGGACCTGAACAACCTGATCAAGACGCTGACCGCGGAGACGGACCCGGCCCGGCCGGTGCCGGTGATCGCCATCGGGCTCGGTCCGGAGGCCGACCTCAACGCCCTGGAGCAGGTGGCCAAGGTGACCGGCGGCAAGGCCTACGCGGCGAGGGAGGCCACGGACATCCGGGGCGTGCTGATGGACGCCCTGATCCAGCGGCGGTGCCGCCCCAAGTGCTGA
- the hpt gene encoding hypoxanthine phosphoribosyltransferase, which translates to MYEGDIASVLISEQQIQEKTAELAKKIAADYPTEGRSSDLLLVGVLKGAVMFMADMARALPVPVQLDFMAVSSYGSATSSSGVVRILKDLDRDIAGRDVLIIEDIIDSGLTLSWLLKNLASRRPASLEVCTLLRKPDAVKVDVPVKYVGFDIPNEFVVGYGLDYAERYRDLPHIGTLDPKVYTS; encoded by the coding sequence GTGTACGAGGGCGACATTGCCTCCGTGCTCATTTCCGAGCAGCAGATCCAGGAGAAGACCGCCGAGCTGGCGAAGAAGATCGCCGCCGACTACCCGACTGAAGGCCGGTCCTCGGACCTGTTGCTCGTGGGCGTCCTCAAGGGCGCGGTGATGTTCATGGCGGACATGGCCCGGGCGTTGCCGGTGCCGGTCCAGCTGGACTTCATGGCCGTGAGCTCCTACGGGTCGGCCACCTCCTCCTCGGGGGTGGTCCGCATCCTCAAGGACCTCGACCGGGACATCGCCGGGCGTGACGTCCTGATCATCGAGGACATCATCGACTCCGGCCTGACGCTGTCCTGGCTGCTGAAGAACCTGGCCTCGCGCCGCCCCGCCTCCCTGGAGGTGTGCACGCTGCTGCGCAAGCCGGACGCGGTCAAGGTCGACGTGCCGGTGAAGTACGTCGGCTTCGACATCCCGAACGAGTTCGTGGTGGGCTACGGCCTGGACTACGCCGAGCGCTACCGCGACCTGCCGCACATCGGCACGCTGGACCCGAAGGTCTACACGAGCTGA